The Candidatus Cloacimonadota bacterium sequence TTTTAGAAAAGATAAAAGTGACACTGAACTCGCAGTGGAATTCTGTATTTCAAAAGGATTTAACGATTTGGTAATTGTAAATAGCATAAACGGACAATTTGAGCATTCTTTGGCAAATATATTTATTATTGAAAAATTTATCAATCAGGCAAATTTTATGTTGCTCAACAAAAAAAACCGAATATTTTTTATAAACAATGATTTTGAGATTGAAATCACCAAAAAAAAAAACATCTCCTTGTTACCATTGACCGATTCTGTTCTTATTGCCCATACGAAAGGTCTGGAATATTCTACTCAAAATGAAAGACTTTATCGCTCCAGCAGCAGAGGAATTAGTAATTATAATACAGAAAATAAAATCTTTATCGCCGTTAAATCAGGCATCTTGATTTGCATTATTGAAAGATAGCGAAAAATAAATCTTGTTTGAAGACGTCCTTGATCAAACCGTAACGAATAGAATCGAGGACTGTTCCCTGACAATTAGAAAAGGAAATTATGCCCAAAACAATAAAATTTGAAGATTCGATAAAAAGATTA is a genomic window containing:
- a CDS encoding thiamine diphosphokinase is translated as MDKAYIFCNNNYNNFTLNISKLSDCYIVAADGGANFLFQNGIPIDALVGDCDSIYPSVFKSLTSKTEIVKFPFRKDKSDTELAVEFCISKGFNDLVIVNSINGQFEHSLANIFIIEKFINQANFMLLNKKNRIFFINNDFEIEITKKKNISLLPLTDSVLIAHTKGLEYSTQNERLYRSSSRGISNYNTENKIFIAVKSGILICIIER